A window of Cryptomeria japonica chromosome 3, Sugi_1.0, whole genome shotgun sequence contains these coding sequences:
- the LOC131046563 gene encoding uncharacterized protein LOC131046563 has translation MLPLRRPELFKGHLTKPCKGVLLFGPPGTGKTMLAKAVATEAGANFINISMSTVSSMWFGESEKYIRALFSVASKISPTVIFIDEVDSMLSQRNSEEESSVLRRMKNEFMVNWDGLRTKENERVLILAATNRPFDLDEAVIRRMPRRLLVNLPDAPNRTKIMKAILRKEKMAQDVDLDAIAKMTQGYSGCDLKDLCVAAAYRPIQEILEKEKQEKALAIAERRPLPLVSGSIEIRPLNMSDMEHACQQVRASVSPDSAYMQRLLQWEEQYGGGGSRKKERISYFI, from the exons ATGCTTCCTTTACGAAGACCTGAACTCTTTAAAGGACATTTAACAAAG CCCTGCAAAGGTGTCCTACTCTTTGGTCCTCCAGGGACTGGGAAGACTATGCTTGCCAAAGCTGTCGCAACTGAAGCTGGTGCAAATTTTATAAATATATCAATGTCAACTGTTTCATCAATG TGGTTTGGTGAATCTGAGAAGTACATTAGAGCCTTGTTTTCAGTAGCAAGTAAAATATCTCCAACAGTGATATTTATTGATGAG GTTGATAGTATGTTGAGTCAAAGGAACAGTGAAGAAGAGAGTTCGGTACTACGCAGGATGAAGAATGAATTTATGGTAAACTGGGATGGATTGCGCACCAAAGAAAATGAGAGAGTCTTAATTCTTGCTGCCACTAATAGACCTTTTGATCTTGACGAAGCTGTCATTAGAAGGATGCCTAGGAG ACTATTGGTAAACTTGCCAGATGCACCAAATAGGACAAAAATCATGAAGGCAATACTTCGAAAAGAGAAAATGGCACAGGATGTAGACCTGGATGCAATTGCAAAAATGACACAGGGATATTCTGGCTGCGACCTAAAG GACTTGTGCGTTGCAGCTGCATATCGCCCTATCCAAGagattttggaaaaagaaaaacag GAAAAGGCATTAGCAATAGCAGAGAGGAGACCTTTGCCATTAGTTAGTGGGAGTATTGAGATTCGTCCTTTGAATATGAGCGACATGGAACATGCATGTCAACAG GTGCGTGCTAGCGTTTCGCCAGATTCAGCATATATGCAGCGACTGCTTCAGTGGGAGGAACAATATGGCGGAGGAGGTTCaaggaaaaaagagagaattaGCTATTTTATATGA
- the LOC131046559 gene encoding uncharacterized protein LOC131046559, with protein sequence MGQEELTEIGIRFDKPIPGGTDLNGLCRAEHGFLCKEDELLFEITHRETMDWPSIKLQINALFKVVRCESRNGPIILFIKDLEKWKDDPNVWIALQSELDTLMGSVVVIFSHIQDKKKKGNMEKLLSLLKNKVIDKVTVEPPWVHKCLFGYISYIMFFLFKF encoded by the exons ATGGGTCAAGAAGAATTAACTGAAATTGGTATACGATTTGATAAGCCAATTCCAGGGGGCACTGACCTGAACGGCCTATGCAGAGCAGAGCACGGTTTTCTATGTAAAG AAGATGAACTTCTCTTCGAAATTACTCATAGGGAGACGATGGACTGGCCGTCCATAAAGCTGCAAATCAATGCACTATTTAAG GTTGTCAGATGTGAAAGTAGAAATGGTCCTATTATACTTTTCATCAAAGATCTTGAAAAGTGGAAAGACGATCCAAATGTTTGGATTGCTTTGCAGAGCGAGTTGGATACACTGATGGGTTCTGTTGTGGTTATCTTTTCACACATTCAAGATAAAAAGAAAAAG GGTAATATGGAGAAGCTACTTTCTTTACTCAAAAACAAAGTGATAGACAAAGTGACTGTGGAACCACCTTGGGTACATAAATGTTTGTTTGGATATATTTCGTACATAATGTTTTTTCTTTTCAAGTTTTAG
- the LOC131046562 gene encoding uncharacterized protein LOC131046562 codes for METEQQKQDSTVDSTVEWEHKVETCYEKIIKETIVTGKETQVSLDKFPYYLSDKTKSELILSTYENLKWNQLLKTTTRLPSCLTLFLSGPAGSEIYQEMLVKGLANHFDAKSLMYENDAMPRVKRTDGKSNFDISQGKGGREL; via the exons ATGGAAACTGAACAACAGAAGCAAGATAGTACAGTAGATAGTACAGTAGAGTGGGAGCACAAAGTTGAAACTTGttatgaaaaaataataaaagagaCAATTGTAACCGGGAAGGAGACTCAAGTGTCACTGGATAAATTTCCTTATTATTTAAG TGACAAGACAAAGAGTGAACTAATCTTATCCACATACGAAAATTTGAAATGGAACCAATTGCTCAAAACTACTACAAGGCTTCCTTCATGCCTCACACTGTTCTTGTCTGGCCCTGCAG GTTCTGAGATATATCAAGAAATGCTAGTGAAGGGGTTGGCCAATCATTTTGATGCAAAATCTCTCATGTATGAAAATGATGCAATGCCTCGGGTAAAGCGGACGGATGGTAAAAGTAATTTTGATATATCGCAAGGTAAAG GTGGCAGA gAACTGTAA